One genomic window of Geoanaerobacter pelophilus includes the following:
- a CDS encoding transglycosylase SLT domain-containing protein, with the protein MFALIAFFLCILQVVPVCADIYKYEDSEGVVHFTDSPTDGRFKIFMRDIKKDLRLRTSFRLMGNPAEYETLINKYSQQYGVDRALVKAVIHAESGYNPNAVSRKGARGLMQLMPKTAEHLKVADTFDPAQNIRGGVKYLRFLLDTCKGDETLALAAYNAGLSKVAQHNGIPPYIETRNYVEKVMSYKNTYKGN; encoded by the coding sequence ATGTTTGCTCTCATCGCGTTTTTTTTATGCATACTGCAGGTGGTACCCGTCTGTGCCGACATCTATAAGTACGAGGATAGTGAAGGAGTTGTACACTTTACCGATTCTCCCACGGATGGTCGGTTCAAGATCTTCATGCGCGATATCAAAAAGGATCTGAGGCTTCGCACTTCTTTTCGACTCATGGGCAATCCTGCAGAATACGAAACCTTGATCAATAAGTATTCTCAGCAGTACGGTGTTGACAGGGCGCTGGTAAAAGCGGTGATACATGCCGAGTCTGGATACAATCCCAATGCGGTTTCCCGCAAGGGCGCGCGTGGCCTGATGCAACTAATGCCCAAGACAGCTGAACACCTGAAGGTCGCGGACACCTTTGACCCGGCCCAGAACATTCGCGGCGGAGTTAAATATCTCCGGTTTTTGCTGGACACCTGCAAGGGTGATGAAACCCTTGCTTTAGCAGCTTATAATGCCGGATTATCCAAGGTTGCCCAGCATAACGGGATTCCACCATATATAGAAACACGTAATTACGTCGAAAAAGTAATGAGTTATAAAAACACTTACAAAGGGAACTGA
- the prsT gene encoding XrtA/PEP-CTERM system TPR-repeat protein PrsT has protein sequence MKKLVICLVLLLAITACVGKSKEELYAKGVDEIKKGNPNGAIVFLKNALEKDQNYLDARQQLAIAYMNTGKLEQSEREFRKVLNQNPGNADIKLLLAKVFNMSQKPQDALKMIDEYLAQKPGDAEGLECKGTAFAVNRQPNEAERYLLQALQVDPKRLSSKLELALVYASSGRANDARRQVDEVLAIDANNVKAFSLLAQLEMSQGNRNKALELYRKLADISKNDPAPLYKMGIVYSDLGDMAKAEQISTELSQKFPKRGESARLAGILNFKKKKYNEASAALQNSIKIQPTTDGYYYLGLTNYANGQLEGAISQFRTILDRVPTHHRSRIMIAMILLQQKRLDDAVTEVKKVLDADPQNALAHNVLGSAYLAKGQFEDGMRELNKATEIDPKLIDAHIKKGVINLSKGKEREGEAELQAAINVNPEVLNSRMILYSYYMRQGNQVKAVSLLNKGLTGKPSDAPLYNALASTALSQRKPDDALKYLQKAKAADPSFFPVYFNIANYYAAKGEHDKSIAEYNAILAKDPTNLRALLAIAATQELKGRETEALNYYLKAKDTKNTTAFIALAGYYARKKDIGKAFSVVDEALKADPKNVSALEAKGKLLMSEKKYNEAIKVFDDIEQVRQGAGIGFKINAYMAMKAVPKAIDQAQRVITLKPNSALGFMVLASIYESQNDTARAIDELKKGLKAEPANLSAKLQLGNLYLKMKDFIAAGTTINEIIRTNDDFAPAHYALGSLYEQTGKKKDAVKKYRDALAKSQSYVPALNNLAYLAADGYGSKEESLQLAINAFKLEPGNPGVMDTLGYALLKNGKYGEAVKVLDKATAALPNNPTVLYHFALALKGSGDQKKSLDRVQKALQLGNFPEIAQARQLHSELSSGGGKKAK, from the coding sequence GTGAAAAAATTAGTCATTTGTCTTGTTCTGCTTCTTGCTATTACGGCTTGCGTCGGCAAGTCAAAGGAAGAGCTCTATGCCAAGGGTGTCGATGAGATAAAGAAAGGCAATCCCAATGGCGCTATTGTCTTTCTAAAAAATGCCTTGGAAAAAGATCAAAATTATTTAGATGCCAGACAACAACTTGCTATAGCTTACATGAATACTGGAAAGCTGGAGCAGTCAGAACGTGAGTTCAGGAAGGTATTAAATCAGAACCCTGGTAATGCAGATATAAAATTGCTGTTGGCAAAAGTTTTCAATATGTCACAAAAGCCTCAGGATGCTCTCAAAATGATTGATGAGTATCTTGCCCAGAAGCCTGGGGACGCAGAGGGGTTGGAATGCAAAGGCACAGCCTTTGCTGTTAACAGGCAGCCTAATGAGGCAGAGCGCTATCTGCTTCAGGCTCTTCAGGTCGACCCAAAGCGACTTTCTTCAAAGCTTGAATTAGCTCTGGTCTATGCTTCTTCTGGCAGAGCTAATGATGCCCGCAGGCAAGTCGATGAAGTCCTAGCAATTGATGCAAACAATGTAAAAGCCTTCAGTCTCCTCGCTCAGTTAGAAATGTCTCAAGGCAACAGGAATAAAGCACTAGAACTCTATCGTAAACTTGCGGATATAAGCAAGAATGATCCTGCCCCTCTTTACAAAATGGGAATTGTTTACAGCGATCTAGGTGACATGGCAAAGGCTGAACAGATTTCTACTGAACTTTCCCAAAAGTTTCCTAAACGAGGTGAGTCTGCTCGTTTGGCTGGCATATTAAATTTCAAAAAGAAAAAATATAATGAAGCAAGTGCTGCCCTGCAAAACTCAATCAAGATTCAGCCAACTACGGATGGATATTATTACCTTGGATTGACCAATTACGCTAATGGCCAACTTGAGGGGGCAATTAGTCAGTTTCGGACTATTCTTGACCGAGTCCCAACTCATCATAGATCCCGTATCATGATAGCGATGATTCTGCTGCAGCAGAAGCGTTTGGATGATGCTGTTACTGAGGTAAAAAAAGTATTAGATGCTGATCCGCAAAATGCGTTGGCGCATAACGTCCTTGGAAGTGCTTATCTTGCCAAAGGGCAGTTTGAGGATGGAATGCGCGAGCTCAATAAGGCTACTGAAATTGATCCTAAACTCATTGATGCACATATTAAAAAGGGTGTGATCAACCTCAGTAAAGGCAAGGAGCGCGAAGGCGAGGCAGAGCTGCAAGCAGCAATAAATGTGAACCCAGAAGTTCTCAATTCTAGAATGATTCTTTATTCCTACTATATGCGCCAAGGTAATCAGGTTAAAGCCGTTTCCTTGTTAAACAAAGGGCTTACCGGAAAGCCTTCTGATGCGCCACTTTATAATGCTCTCGCTTCAACAGCACTATCACAGCGGAAACCGGATGATGCATTAAAATATCTGCAGAAAGCTAAGGCGGCAGATCCATCGTTCTTCCCGGTATATTTTAATATTGCCAACTATTATGCTGCTAAAGGGGAGCACGACAAGTCAATTGCTGAATATAATGCCATCTTAGCTAAAGACCCGACAAACTTGAGAGCTTTGCTGGCAATTGCTGCTACACAAGAGTTGAAGGGGCGTGAAACAGAAGCGCTTAATTACTATCTTAAAGCAAAAGATACTAAGAACACTACCGCTTTCATTGCTCTTGCAGGTTATTATGCGCGGAAAAAAGATATTGGGAAAGCTTTCAGTGTTGTTGATGAAGCCTTAAAGGCAGATCCTAAAAATGTTTCCGCCTTAGAGGCTAAGGGTAAACTGTTGATGTCTGAAAAGAAATACAATGAAGCTATCAAGGTATTTGATGACATTGAGCAAGTTCGTCAAGGGGCAGGCATCGGATTTAAAATTAATGCCTATATGGCAATGAAAGCAGTGCCAAAAGCCATTGACCAGGCTCAACGCGTGATAACTCTTAAACCGAATTCAGCCCTCGGTTTTATGGTGCTTGCTTCAATTTACGAGAGTCAGAATGACACTGCTAGAGCTATTGACGAGTTGAAAAAAGGTTTGAAGGCTGAACCTGCAAATCTTTCTGCAAAACTGCAACTTGGTAATCTCTATTTAAAAATGAAAGATTTTATAGCTGCTGGAACTACTATTAACGAAATAATAAGAACCAATGATGATTTTGCGCCTGCGCATTACGCATTGGGGTCTCTTTACGAGCAAACAGGTAAAAAGAAAGATGCCGTGAAAAAGTATCGTGATGCGCTTGCCAAATCTCAAAGTTACGTACCAGCTTTAAACAATCTTGCATATCTTGCTGCAGACGGATACGGCAGTAAAGAAGAATCCCTACAGCTAGCCATAAATGCGTTCAAGTTGGAGCCAGGGAATCCAGGTGTCATGGACACATTAGGGTATGCTTTATTGAAGAATGGGAAATATGGCGAAGCAGTGAAGGTTCTTGATAAGGCGACTGCCGCACTCCCTAATAACCCGACAGTACTTTATCATTTTGCACTTGCATTGAAAGGGAGCGGAGATCAAAAAAAATCCTTGGATAGAGTTCAAAAAGCACTGCAATTAGGAAATTTCCCTGAAATAGCACAAGCACGGCAATTGCATTCCGAATTGTCTTCTGGCGGGGGAAAAAAAGCTAAGTGA
- a CDS encoding TIGR03013 family XrtA/PEP-CTERM system glycosyltransferase yields MTKRFLITIAFDTIFAILALFSAYFIRFGFIPILNNMSRFEIARIIVFVIVLLFSSFLLEIYTYSVEIGKREYLIRITLSLVVSFFILTSLFYLTEFLLFGRIVLLVSLLIFGILEYLSYFIIRVTSNLPGFVNKVLILGTGPLARQIGNLITAKNHLYTLAGYFNCASEPVMVPYHNIISCEDGLCSAVKRVGAQKIVVSLSERRGVFPLQEVLSCKLSGIEVVDAPSFYEQITGKLLLENITPSWFIFSHGFRVTLALRLLKRMTDLFCAAIGLLLILPFIPIIALVIRIDSPGPILFRQTRVGEGEKLFNLFKFRSMRQDAESGTGAVWAKEKDPRVTKVGEFLRKSRIDEIPQLFNVLRGDMSLVGPRPERPEFVKKLTEVIPYYSERHYVKPGVTGWAQVRYPYGASVEDAIEKLRYDLYYIKNISLPFDIMIILETVKVVLFRRGAR; encoded by the coding sequence GTGACGAAACGCTTTCTCATTACAATCGCTTTTGATACGATATTTGCTATATTGGCGCTTTTTTCGGCCTATTTTATCCGGTTTGGTTTTATTCCGATCCTGAATAATATGTCTAGGTTTGAAATTGCAAGAATAATTGTATTTGTAATTGTTCTGTTGTTTTCTTCTTTTTTACTAGAAATATATACTTATTCAGTAGAAATAGGGAAAAGGGAATACCTGATAAGAATAACATTGTCTCTGGTAGTATCCTTTTTCATTCTTACCAGTCTTTTTTATTTGACAGAATTCCTACTTTTCGGTCGCATTGTTCTTTTGGTCTCGCTCCTTATATTTGGGATTTTGGAATACTTGTCCTATTTTATAATCCGAGTCACTTCTAATCTTCCTGGATTTGTCAATAAGGTTCTTATCCTTGGTACTGGTCCGCTAGCGCGACAGATTGGAAATCTTATTACTGCAAAGAATCATTTGTATACTTTGGCAGGATATTTTAACTGCGCCTCTGAACCTGTGATGGTTCCTTATCATAATATAATCAGTTGTGAAGATGGGCTTTGTTCTGCAGTAAAGAGGGTTGGAGCCCAAAAAATTGTAGTTTCACTGTCAGAGAGACGCGGGGTTTTCCCTTTGCAGGAGGTTCTCAGTTGCAAACTAAGTGGCATTGAGGTTGTTGACGCACCGTCATTTTACGAGCAGATTACTGGCAAGCTTTTATTGGAAAACATTACCCCGAGTTGGTTTATTTTTTCCCACGGGTTCAGGGTCACTCTGGCCTTAAGGCTCTTGAAGAGAATGACGGATCTTTTCTGTGCGGCAATTGGGCTTCTATTGATCCTGCCATTTATCCCTATTATTGCACTTGTCATAAGGATTGACTCGCCTGGGCCAATTCTTTTTCGACAGACGAGGGTAGGGGAGGGTGAGAAACTATTCAATTTATTCAAGTTTAGAAGCATGAGACAGGATGCCGAAAGTGGTACAGGTGCAGTTTGGGCAAAGGAAAAAGACCCACGAGTGACAAAGGTTGGGGAGTTCCTGCGCAAAAGTAGGATTGATGAAATACCTCAGCTCTTTAATGTGTTACGTGGGGATATGAGCTTGGTTGGCCCGCGTCCAGAACGTCCAGAATTTGTGAAGAAATTGACCGAGGTAATCCCTTATTATTCGGAACGACATTACGTTAAACCCGGCGTTACCGGATGGGCTCAGGTACGTTATCCTTATGGCGCTTCAGTTGAAGATGCCATTGAAAA
- the pgsA gene encoding CDP-diacylglycerol--glycerol-3-phosphate 3-phosphatidyltransferase: MPVANNPIWNIPNILTLLRIAAIPLLATLLLSPTRDAGFWAAALFSAASVTDWLDGYLARRMGIETVFGKFLDPIADKLIVMAALIMILPFGRVPAWMVLVILGREIIITGLRGIASTEGIVIPASDLGKYKTIFQIVAIIGLLLHYDYHPYFSIDHPLLTVNMHNVGMFYLWIATVITIWSGVDYLAKFIKVIAK; the protein is encoded by the coding sequence ATGCCAGTGGCTAACAATCCAATATGGAATATCCCCAACATCCTTACCTTGCTCAGGATTGCGGCCATCCCTCTTTTAGCGACCCTTCTTCTTTCACCGACAAGAGACGCCGGTTTCTGGGCTGCAGCTCTCTTTTCCGCTGCTTCGGTAACTGACTGGCTTGATGGTTATCTGGCCAGGAGAATGGGGATTGAGACGGTTTTCGGCAAGTTTCTCGACCCGATTGCCGACAAATTGATTGTCATGGCGGCACTCATCATGATTCTCCCCTTCGGGAGAGTTCCTGCCTGGATGGTTCTGGTAATACTTGGTCGCGAAATAATAATAACCGGGCTCAGAGGTATCGCTTCTACTGAAGGGATCGTTATTCCTGCGAGTGATCTAGGCAAATATAAGACAATTTTCCAGATAGTAGCGATTATCGGTCTCCTGCTCCACTATGACTACCATCCGTATTTTTCCATCGATCATCCACTACTTACGGTCAATATGCACAATGTTGGGATGTTTTACCTCTGGATTGCCACTGTCATAACCATCTGGTCTGGGGTGGATTATCTCGCCAAATTCATCAAAGTGATCGCCAAGTAA
- a CDS encoding CAAX prenyl protease-related protein, translating to MHNTKNLFDPSEGSFPRIAPFALFMAFIAIQEGMRYIGKHGILAIPEDLFLYLYPVKTVSVGLLLFCYRKSYTEITRNCLTNIGNIFTSVFTGIIVLVLWINMDWSWATVGTSSGFNPSLLSDNVTRYTLIFSRILGAAVVVPIMEEIFWRSWLLRYIISSDFQSVEIGKFTLPSFLIGTIMFGLEHNLWLAGIMAGAIYTLLLYRTKSITLCIVAHGLTNFLLGIYVLQTARWEFW from the coding sequence ATGCACAATACAAAAAATCTATTTGACCCATCTGAAGGTTCTTTTCCCAGAATCGCACCATTCGCTCTATTCATGGCATTTATAGCCATCCAGGAAGGAATGCGATACATTGGCAAACATGGTATTCTTGCAATACCTGAGGACCTCTTTCTCTACTTATATCCTGTAAAAACAGTTTCTGTTGGATTGCTACTGTTCTGTTACAGGAAGAGCTATACTGAAATCACGCGCAATTGCCTCACAAATATAGGAAATATCTTTACAAGTGTATTTACAGGCATCATTGTCTTGGTTCTATGGATTAACATGGATTGGTCATGGGCGACTGTTGGCACGTCCAGCGGGTTTAACCCATCACTATTATCGGACAACGTTACACGTTACACCCTCATTTTTTCCCGTATTTTAGGTGCTGCTGTTGTAGTACCCATAATGGAAGAGATATTCTGGCGCTCATGGCTCCTCAGATACATTATATCTTCGGATTTCCAGTCAGTTGAAATTGGGAAGTTTACTTTGCCATCATTTCTTATCGGCACTATAATGTTTGGACTGGAACACAATCTCTGGCTAGCCGGTATTATGGCAGGTGCGATCTACACTTTACTTCTTTATCGCACAAAGAGCATCACACTCTGTATAGTTGCACATGGTTTAACCAATTTTCTTCTTGGCATCTATGTTCTTCAAACAGCAAGATGGGAGTTCTGGTGA
- a CDS encoding homocysteine synthase, translating to MSDETSYQAETLALHAGQVPDPTTNSRAVPIYQTTSYVFNDADHAARLFGLQEFGNIYTRLMNPTSDVFEKRIAALEGGVAALAVASGQSAITLAILTLAHAGDEIISATSLYGGTYNLFHYTLPTMGVTVKFVDPSDPENFRKAITPKTKLVYAETLGNPKLDTLDIESVAKIAHENGIPLIIDNTTPSPYLVQPLKHGADIVVHSATKFIGGHGTSIGGVIVDGGTFNWGNGKFPQLAEPDPSYHGINFWEALGNIAYIIKVRVQLLRDIGPAISPFNSFLFLQGLETLHLRMERHSTNALKVAEFLKCHPKVGWVNYPGLPDHPTYTLAKKYHRDGLFGALIGFGIKGGGIEEGKRFINNLKLFSLLANIGDSKSLVIHPASTTHQQLTAEEQLATGVTPDFIRLSVGTENVKDIIADLDQALAKV from the coding sequence ATGAGCGATGAAACAAGCTATCAAGCTGAGACCCTCGCATTGCATGCCGGCCAAGTTCCGGATCCGACCACAAACAGTCGTGCTGTTCCTATCTATCAGACAACGTCTTATGTCTTCAATGACGCTGACCATGCAGCGCGCCTTTTTGGGCTGCAGGAGTTTGGAAATATTTACACTCGGCTGATGAACCCGACGAGCGATGTTTTCGAGAAACGGATTGCTGCGCTGGAAGGGGGAGTCGCAGCCCTTGCGGTTGCATCCGGACAGTCGGCCATAACTCTCGCTATTCTTACACTTGCTCATGCCGGTGACGAAATTATTTCTGCGACAAGCCTCTATGGTGGCACATATAACCTGTTTCACTATACCCTGCCAACAATGGGGGTTACTGTGAAGTTCGTTGACCCGTCTGATCCGGAAAATTTCCGGAAGGCAATAACCCCAAAGACCAAGCTGGTTTATGCAGAAACGCTTGGGAATCCTAAACTCGACACCTTGGATATAGAATCGGTTGCGAAAATTGCTCATGAGAATGGCATACCATTGATCATCGACAATACGACTCCGTCACCATACCTGGTACAACCTTTGAAACACGGTGCTGATATTGTCGTTCACTCAGCTACAAAGTTTATCGGTGGTCACGGAACCTCTATTGGTGGTGTTATTGTTGACGGTGGAACTTTCAATTGGGGTAACGGCAAGTTCCCACAGCTTGCTGAACCTGATCCTTCATATCATGGCATAAATTTCTGGGAGGCTCTGGGAAATATCGCCTACATCATCAAGGTTCGGGTGCAACTGTTGCGCGACATCGGTCCGGCAATTTCGCCTTTCAATTCGTTTCTTTTTCTGCAGGGGCTTGAGACTCTACACCTAAGAATGGAGCGCCACAGTACTAATGCCTTGAAAGTGGCCGAATTTCTCAAATGTCATCCCAAGGTCGGCTGGGTTAACTATCCAGGGTTGCCGGATCACCCAACATACACCCTTGCCAAGAAATATCACCGGGATGGCTTGTTCGGGGCACTGATCGGCTTTGGTATTAAAGGGGGCGGCATCGAGGAGGGAAAGAGGTTCATCAACAACCTCAAACTATTCTCGCTTCTGGCCAACATTGGCGACTCAAAGTCACTGGTGATCCATCCTGCATCCACAACCCATCAGCAGTTAACCGCAGAGGAGCAGCTGGCAACAGGGGTAACTCCTGATTTCATCCGCTTGTCTGTCGGCACGGAGAACGTAAAAGACATAATTGCCGATCTTGATCAGGCCTTGGCAAAGGTATAA
- a CDS encoding AMP-binding protein, with protein sequence MNNLIDLFGTFPSWGDRPALIYRTGIRRRVMTYAELHNNARRMAGWLASAGVVPGDRLIIWAPNSPWWVVAFWGAILRGVIVVPIDFAAGFERSQVIARLTSARLAIQSKAKGETIAGVPSLFIEDLPHILSEELPFEAIHAAELPEIAELIYTSGTTGAPKGVILTHGNLMANLRQVNSHIPVVRQEYQFLSCLPLSHMFEQMGGLFIPLSHGSSIVYLRTIKPSALMEAFSSEDIHAVIVVPRLLQLLKNSIERELAAKGLAPLYRGATPFSTIFRKLINSQIRNKFGTHFQLFVSGGSALSQDLFRFWADLGFRVVEGYGLTECSPVLAANTFDRQTPGSVGLPLPGVEVIFEKGELLARGENISPGYFENEEATNQAFMPGGWFRTGDLGESDANGFIHLRGRRKELIVTGAGINVYPDEIEELLNKIQGVREACVIGFDKGEGEEVHAVLIPDGNGRMPIEIIQEANARLDDLQRITGFSLWPEADFPKTTTMKVQKYLVKKLLVEGMETATLHSEDRLTAIVAKITGSSPDLITEDASLVASLGLTSLGKLELVNVLEQEFRLDLDDALIGPQTKISDLRALVSRRDKRFSSDKFRSWPNTRPVQVLREVCDYTLHFPLLDTFVVLKVSGIEHLSGVKPPVLFIANHVSYLDQPTIMRALPKAWRYNTATAVWAEFFFKNFRNVFQKMWKRFTYDYGSVALNLFPLPQSYGFRSSLVHMGGLVDRGRNILVFPEGERSATGEMLTFKEGLGIMVKELDIPVVPIKIKGLERVFPRGAGWPKRGIVTVVFGKPLRFGLESPHEIVEISRKAIKIM encoded by the coding sequence ATGAATAACTTGATCGACCTATTCGGGACTTTCCCTTCATGGGGTGACCGTCCGGCGCTGATTTACAGGACTGGCATCAGACGAAGGGTAATGACCTATGCCGAGCTTCATAATAATGCGCGAAGAATGGCCGGCTGGCTGGCTTCCGCAGGTGTTGTCCCTGGCGATCGGCTTATAATCTGGGCACCGAATTCACCCTGGTGGGTAGTGGCATTCTGGGGTGCGATCCTTAGGGGTGTTATTGTTGTCCCAATCGATTTTGCCGCCGGTTTTGAGCGCTCCCAAGTAATTGCCCGGCTCACGTCTGCTAGATTGGCAATACAGAGCAAGGCAAAAGGGGAAACAATTGCCGGCGTGCCTTCTTTGTTCATTGAAGACCTGCCGCATATACTTTCGGAAGAGCTGCCGTTCGAAGCCATTCATGCTGCAGAACTACCTGAAATTGCAGAGTTGATCTACACTTCTGGCACGACAGGTGCCCCTAAAGGGGTGATCCTTACTCATGGGAACTTGATGGCAAACCTGAGGCAAGTCAATTCCCATATCCCGGTCGTACGTCAAGAGTATCAATTTCTCTCGTGCCTTCCTCTATCTCACATGTTTGAACAGATGGGAGGTCTTTTCATTCCGTTATCCCACGGATCATCAATTGTCTATCTTCGTACCATCAAACCTTCAGCGCTTATGGAGGCTTTTAGTAGCGAGGATATCCACGCGGTTATCGTAGTGCCAAGACTGTTGCAACTTTTAAAGAACTCTATTGAGAGAGAGTTGGCAGCAAAAGGGTTGGCACCTCTCTACCGGGGTGCTACTCCATTTTCAACAATATTTCGCAAGCTGATTAATTCTCAAATCAGGAATAAATTCGGAACTCATTTCCAGTTGTTTGTCTCAGGAGGATCCGCTCTTTCTCAAGATCTGTTTCGATTTTGGGCCGATCTAGGCTTTCGTGTGGTTGAAGGGTACGGGCTTACCGAGTGCTCGCCGGTTCTTGCAGCCAATACGTTTGATCGGCAGACTCCGGGATCGGTGGGGCTTCCTCTGCCTGGTGTTGAAGTTATCTTTGAAAAGGGGGAACTGCTGGCCCGCGGGGAGAACATTTCTCCAGGGTACTTCGAAAACGAGGAAGCCACCAACCAGGCATTCATGCCGGGCGGATGGTTCCGTACTGGCGATCTGGGAGAGTCTGATGCCAATGGTTTTATTCATCTTAGGGGGCGGCGTAAGGAACTGATCGTTACTGGCGCCGGCATAAATGTTTATCCTGATGAGATTGAAGAATTGCTCAACAAGATTCAAGGCGTCAGAGAGGCTTGTGTAATCGGGTTTGACAAGGGGGAAGGGGAAGAGGTCCACGCTGTGCTTATCCCAGATGGCAACGGTCGTATGCCGATTGAAATAATCCAGGAAGCCAATGCTCGGCTTGACGACCTTCAAAGAATAACCGGATTTTCGCTCTGGCCCGAGGCCGACTTCCCCAAGACAACCACCATGAAGGTGCAAAAATACCTTGTTAAGAAACTTCTTGTGGAAGGTATGGAGACGGCAACACTTCACAGTGAAGATCGCTTGACCGCAATTGTTGCCAAAATTACCGGCAGTAGCCCGGATCTGATTACTGAGGATGCATCACTTGTTGCCTCACTGGGGCTTACCTCTTTAGGCAAGCTTGAGCTGGTTAATGTCCTTGAGCAGGAGTTTCGGCTTGATCTTGATGATGCCCTTATCGGTCCTCAGACAAAAATTTCCGATTTACGAGCGCTCGTTTCACGAAGAGATAAGCGCTTTTCTTCCGACAAATTTCGCAGTTGGCCGAACACCAGACCAGTACAGGTATTGCGTGAGGTTTGTGATTACACGCTTCATTTCCCCCTGCTTGACACTTTTGTAGTCCTTAAAGTAAGTGGAATTGAACATCTTTCTGGAGTGAAGCCTCCGGTGCTTTTTATTGCCAATCACGTGAGCTACCTGGATCAGCCGACCATCATGAGGGCGCTGCCAAAAGCTTGGCGTTACAATACGGCAACAGCAGTCTGGGCCGAGTTTTTTTTCAAGAATTTTCGCAATGTTTTTCAGAAAATGTGGAAGCGCTTTACCTACGACTATGGCTCTGTGGCACTCAACCTCTTTCCCCTGCCACAATCATACGGTTTCCGTAGTTCTTTAGTTCATATGGGGGGGCTGGTTGACCGAGGCCGCAACATCCTGGTTTTCCCGGAGGGGGAACGCTCTGCTACTGGTGAAATGCTTACTTTTAAGGAAGGTTTGGGAATCATGGTAAAGGAGTTGGACATCCCTGTCGTGCCGATAAAAATCAAGGGACTTGAAAGGGTCTTCCCGAGAGGTGCCGGGTGGCCGAAACGAGGTATAGTGACTGTTGTGTTTGGAAAACCTCTCAGGTTCGGCCTGGAAAGTCCCCATGAAATAGTTGAGATTTCAAGAAAGGCAATTAAGATTATGTGA